The stretch of DNA AGCAGCGCACCCAGAGGTAATCGACATGACTATTTCAAAAGCACAAAACTACATCCTGCGCCCCGACCTGCTCAAGCATCTCGAATTGTTCCGCAACACTCCAGATGTCAAAGTCCTCATCGGCGTCAGAAGATGCGGAAAATCAACAGTTCTGGAGATGTTTGCAGATTCCTTGCGAGCCGAAAACGTTCCCGAAGCCAACCTCTTCTATCGCCGTTTCGACAGCTTTGATACCCCAATTGATTATGACGCAGCAACGCTCTATAGCGAACTGAAAGAAGCGATGAGCAAAGCCGACGGGAATTACCCGATGACGGTGATGCTCGACGAAATCCAAGACGTCGAGGGTTGGGAAAAAATCGTCCGGCGCCTGCACACACGGGAAAACACCGACGTATATATCACCGGTTCGAATGCCAACCTGCTTTCCAGCGATCTGGCCACATATCTAACGGGGCGGTATGTGGAAATTCCCGTTTATCCGCTCTCTTTTAAGGAATATTGCGATTTTTCTAAAGCTGAAAACAAACAGCATACACACGGCAAACGAGCAAAAGAAACGGCCTCGGATCCCAAAACCGCTCCTTCGCGAAATGCCCCCAACGAACAACAGTTCAATGAATTCCTACGTTTCGGCGGAATGCCAGGTCTCTTCGCCCTAAGGACGAAAAATACGACGACTGTCGGCACCGAACTTCAGTCCATCTATGATTCGATAGTTTTCAAGGACGTCGCACAACACAACAACATACGCAATCTCGGCGTGCTCGAAAAAGTAAGCCGCTTCCTTTTCGCCACTTCCGGGTCGCTCTTCTCTACCAGGAAAGTGGTCAATACTCTCAAAAGTGCAGGCGAAAGCATCAGCAGCACTTCCCTGAACAGCTATGTCGAAGGTCTCGAAAAGGCTTTTCTGGTCTACCGGGCCGAACAGACAGACCTTCAGGGCAAGG from Bifidobacterium sp. ESL0728 encodes:
- a CDS encoding ATP-binding protein, whose translation is MTISKAQNYILRPDLLKHLELFRNTPDVKVLIGVRRCGKSTVLEMFADSLRAENVPEANLFYRRFDSFDTPIDYDAATLYSELKEAMSKADGNYPMTVMLDEIQDVEGWEKIVRRLHTRENTDVYITGSNANLLSSDLATYLTGRYVEIPVYPLSFKEYCDFSKAENKQHTHGKRAKETASDPKTAPSRNAPNEQQFNEFLRFGGMPGLFALRTKNTTTVGTELQSIYDSIVFKDVAQHNNIRNLGVLEKVSRFLFATSGSLFSTRKVVNTLKSAGESISSTSLNSYVEGLEKAFLVYRAEQTDLQGKAMLRPMSKFYPVDVGFRNLTTDFSKRDLGARLECVVYMELRRRGYNVSIGTGDDTEIDFIATKNDLVKSEKLYIQVTASMLEETTSQRELAPLLNLTDAFPRIIITLDSYSAGTTPEGINIINAVDWLLQ